From one Macellibacteroides fermentans genomic stretch:
- a CDS encoding sialidase family protein yields MRKICFYFCFLFVAISVFGNDTVRIRETQIPILIDRKDNVLFNLRVDSKQSKVLNHVTLRFGNDVKLSEIQSVKLYYSGTEAVQRDGQLNYAPVAYISREEVGKTREANRSYSVLKSEKKSPAQTVTLTCDQVLFPGINYFWVSLEMKPTASLVSKITAEVTGVHMDGKSSILTIDQGSVVHRMGIGVRHAGDDGVAAYRIPGLVTSNKGSLLGVYDVRYNNSADLQERVDIGLSRSTDGGQTWEPMRVAMTFGEEGGLPSAQNGVGDPAILVDKKTGTIWIVAAWTHGMGNGRAWFNSQDGMDKNHTAQLVLAKSDDDGKTWSKPINITSQVKDPSWKFLLQGPGSGITMQDGTLVFATQFIDSTRVPNAGIMYSKDHGKTWKMHNFARTNTTEAQVAEVEPGVLMLNMRDNRGGSRAVSVTKDLGKTWTEHPSNRSVLQESVCMASLIKVEAKDNVLNKGILLFSNPNTTKGRHSITIKASLDGGLTFPNEYDVLLDEGHGWGYSCLTMIDKETVGILYEGSTAHMVFQAVKLKDIVK; encoded by the coding sequence ATTGATCGGAAAGATAATGTGTTGTTTAACCTGCGTGTCGACTCTAAGCAGAGCAAGGTGTTGAACCATGTTACGCTTCGGTTTGGCAACGATGTTAAACTTTCGGAAATTCAATCGGTTAAGTTGTATTATTCTGGTACAGAGGCTGTACAGCGAGATGGTCAGCTTAATTATGCTCCGGTTGCCTATATCTCCAGAGAAGAGGTCGGTAAAACTCGCGAAGCTAACCGGTCTTACTCCGTTTTGAAAAGTGAAAAAAAGTCTCCAGCTCAAACCGTAACACTTACATGTGATCAGGTTTTGTTTCCGGGAATCAATTATTTCTGGGTAAGTTTGGAAATGAAACCTACAGCGTCATTGGTTTCAAAAATTACAGCAGAGGTGACCGGCGTTCATATGGATGGTAAATCTTCTATTCTTACCATTGATCAGGGATCTGTTGTGCATCGGATGGGTATTGGAGTAAGACATGCCGGTGATGATGGAGTTGCTGCATACCGGATACCGGGGTTGGTAACATCTAATAAAGGTTCGTTGTTGGGTGTGTACGACGTCCGTTACAATAACAGTGCTGATTTACAAGAGCGTGTGGATATCGGATTAAGTCGTAGTACAGATGGTGGTCAGACCTGGGAGCCTATGCGGGTAGCTATGACTTTTGGTGAAGAGGGCGGACTGCCTTCTGCCCAGAATGGTGTGGGTGATCCGGCAATTTTAGTTGATAAGAAGACAGGTACTATCTGGATTGTTGCAGCCTGGACGCATGGTATGGGAAATGGCCGCGCATGGTTTAACTCGCAGGATGGTATGGATAAAAATCATACGGCTCAGCTAGTCTTAGCCAAAAGTGATGATGATGGCAAGACCTGGTCGAAACCCATCAATATAACATCGCAGGTTAAGGATCCATCGTGGAAGTTCCTTTTACAAGGTCCCGGTAGCGGTATAACAATGCAGGATGGCACGCTGGTGTTTGCTACACAGTTTATTGATTCAACCCGTGTGCCTAATGCTGGAATCATGTATAGTAAAGACCATGGTAAAACCTGGAAGATGCATAACTTTGCGAGGACAAACACAACGGAAGCACAGGTTGCAGAGGTTGAACCGGGTGTGTTGATGTTGAATATGCGTGATAACAGAGGTGGCAGCCGTGCTGTTTCTGTAACAAAAGATTTGGGTAAGACCTGGACGGAGCATCCTTCAAACAGAAGTGTACTACAAGAGTCTGTTTGTATGGCGAGCTTAATAAAAGTAGAAGCTAAGGATAATGTGTTAAACAAAGGGATACTGCTTTTCTCTAATCCTAATACAACTAAGGGTCGTCATAGTATAACGATAAAGGCTAGTCTTGATGGTGGACTTACCTTCCCTAATGAGTATGATGTGTTGTTGGATGAGGGTCACGGTTGGGGATATTCTTGTCTGACTATGATTGACAAAGAAACAGTAGGAATCCTTTATGAAGGAAGTACTGCTCATATGGTTTTTCAGGCGGTAAAGCTAAAAGATATTGTAAAATAA
- a CDS encoding SusC/RagA family TonB-linked outer membrane protein, with translation MSHKTILSFLLLLLSLSIFAQNKVAVKGVVYDNQKMTLPGVSVLEVGTQNGTITDIDGNFVLDVSPNATLRISYIGYAALEVKATAGAPMNIIMKEDSQQLEEVVVTGYGGKQLRTKVTNSIAKVKEDVLKQGLFSNPAQALSGAVSGLRVLQTSGNPRATPTIILRGGTDYSGSGSPLILVDGQVRGSLSDINPEDIESMEVLKDAGATAIYGARANNGVVLVTTKRGKEGKGEIAVKAKFGLNYYSNPYEFMGAGDYISWMRKAYQRSAQIYQDSKGGWQGVTTMASLGTASPYGTGNKYFASDGVTPLDGNKTSQAIWSPMNYTDDLAFLLKQGWQTMTDPVYGGQIIYKDFDPATFNLNTPSFSQDYNISASGGNDKGNYYAGIGYNNSEGNAIGNWYKRLTFTFNADYKLKPWLTSSSSFNFADAKWYGLSPTSSSEALYFSRLMSLPPTFRGYNADGEMLLGNNSGDGNQLLNLDKLIRDNNTDKFTMVQSFNIDIMKGLALKLSANWYFDEEKLEAFNRDYLSSPGNYNTARASSASYDRTLSQTYNAVLNYDNQITKDHYLAAMAGFEYYDAYNKGFSASGSGAATDDFMDLSYTSTDKGKRSIDSWHSRQRIMSFFGRVNYDFQSKYLVSFVMRKDGYSKLVDDNRWGVFPGISAGWVFGKEEFMQKYSDVISFAKLRASYGLNGNVNPNWVGNYTVQGSYGSNKYNSNTGYLLGSIPNPYLMWEKSQTLEFGLDLSFLANRINTNFTYYNRNTEDKFASITLPSTSGISSITSNNGKLQNQGLEFELGFRIIDGKDWKWNVNANGAYNINKIIELPNNGLERNRQNAFQVYTGKGEDKAWVGGYQEGQRPGNIYAFKAEGIYKSVNEIPGELIDKSTGNNGSNNKPLYGPDAWARLTDAQKTKALPIQPGDVKWKDVNGDGVIDNFDLVKVGNTVPKWTGGINTNLTWKNLSFSARFDYALGFNVVDYRTPWIMGNMQGTYNSIVDTKQTWTETNVNAKYPVYTWADQLGKRNYARNTSMFVYNGNYIALRELSLAYRLPSLLASKLKLNNVEFSVTGQNLGYFTEADHVFSPEQSDNSGGYPLPRTVIFGVNVSF, from the coding sequence ATGAGTCACAAGACTATCTTAAGTTTCTTACTGTTACTTTTATCTCTAAGCATTTTTGCTCAGAATAAAGTTGCCGTTAAGGGTGTTGTGTACGATAACCAGAAGATGACATTGCCTGGTGTCTCAGTGTTGGAAGTCGGTACACAAAATGGGACCATCACAGATATAGATGGTAATTTTGTATTGGATGTAAGTCCAAATGCTACACTTCGGATTTCTTATATTGGTTATGCCGCATTGGAAGTTAAAGCAACCGCCGGAGCTCCGATGAATATCATTATGAAAGAAGATAGTCAGCAACTGGAAGAAGTTGTGGTTACAGGTTACGGGGGTAAGCAGCTACGTACCAAAGTAACAAACTCAATTGCTAAAGTAAAAGAGGATGTCTTAAAACAAGGATTATTCTCGAATCCGGCTCAAGCACTTTCTGGGGCTGTATCGGGGTTGCGGGTTTTGCAGACATCAGGTAATCCGAGAGCAACTCCAACAATTATTCTTCGTGGTGGTACTGATTACAGTGGATCTGGATCTCCACTAATTTTGGTTGATGGTCAGGTACGTGGAAGTTTGAGCGATATTAATCCGGAAGACATTGAATCGATGGAGGTCCTTAAAGATGCCGGAGCAACAGCTATTTATGGAGCTCGTGCAAATAATGGCGTAGTTTTAGTAACAACAAAAAGAGGTAAAGAAGGCAAAGGAGAGATTGCAGTAAAGGCAAAATTCGGTCTTAACTATTATTCAAATCCGTATGAATTTATGGGTGCCGGTGATTATATATCATGGATGCGTAAGGCTTATCAACGCTCAGCTCAAATTTATCAGGATTCAAAGGGAGGTTGGCAAGGTGTAACAACAATGGCTTCTTTGGGTACAGCTTCTCCTTATGGAACGGGAAATAAATATTTTGCAAGCGACGGTGTCACTCCTTTAGATGGGAACAAGACTTCTCAGGCTATTTGGAGCCCAATGAACTATACAGATGATTTGGCTTTCTTGCTGAAACAGGGATGGCAGACAATGACTGACCCTGTTTACGGTGGACAGATTATTTATAAAGACTTTGATCCGGCAACATTTAATTTAAATACTCCTTCTTTTTCTCAGGATTACAATATTAGTGCCAGTGGAGGAAATGATAAAGGTAATTACTATGCAGGTATTGGCTACAATAACAGTGAGGGAAATGCAATAGGAAACTGGTATAAACGCCTAACCTTTACTTTCAATGCCGATTATAAGCTTAAGCCATGGTTAACATCAAGTTCATCATTTAATTTCGCTGATGCTAAATGGTATGGATTGTCTCCAACATCTTCTTCTGAAGCACTTTATTTTTCAAGGCTAATGTCGTTGCCGCCAACGTTCCGTGGATACAATGCTGATGGTGAGATGTTGTTGGGTAATAATTCTGGTGATGGAAATCAGTTGCTTAACTTAGACAAATTAATTCGAGACAATAATACTGATAAGTTTACAATGGTACAATCTTTCAATATTGATATTATGAAAGGTTTAGCTTTGAAATTATCTGCCAACTGGTATTTTGACGAAGAAAAGCTGGAAGCATTTAACCGTGATTATTTGTCATCACCAGGTAATTATAATACTGCCAGAGCTAGTTCTGCCTCTTATGACCGTACATTAAGTCAGACTTATAATGCAGTGTTGAATTACGATAATCAAATTACAAAAGATCACTATCTGGCTGCTATGGCGGGTTTTGAATACTATGATGCTTATAATAAAGGGTTTTCTGCATCAGGTTCTGGGGCAGCAACAGATGATTTTATGGATTTATCGTATACGAGTACTGATAAAGGGAAACGTTCAATTGATTCATGGCATAGTCGCCAACGTATCATGTCGTTCTTTGGTCGCGTAAATTATGATTTTCAAAGTAAATATCTAGTTTCTTTTGTAATGCGAAAAGATGGATATTCAAAATTAGTAGATGATAATCGTTGGGGGGTATTCCCAGGAATTTCCGCTGGTTGGGTATTTGGAAAAGAAGAATTTATGCAAAAATATTCGGATGTTATTTCTTTTGCAAAATTAAGAGCAAGCTATGGATTGAATGGAAATGTAAATCCTAATTGGGTTGGAAATTATACTGTTCAAGGATCGTATGGAAGTAATAAATATAATAGTAATACCGGATACCTGCTTGGAAGTATTCCTAATCCATATCTTATGTGGGAGAAATCTCAAACATTGGAATTTGGTTTGGACTTAAGTTTCTTGGCAAATAGAATTAATACCAACTTTACATATTATAACAGAAATACAGAAGATAAATTTGCAAGTATTACTTTACCTTCAACTTCTGGAATTTCCAGTATAACATCAAATAATGGGAAATTACAGAATCAGGGACTTGAATTTGAGTTAGGTTTCCGTATTATTGATGGAAAAGATTGGAAATGGAATGTTAATGCGAATGGTGCATATAATATTAATAAAATCATTGAACTACCTAATAATGGATTAGAACGTAATCGTCAAAATGCATTTCAGGTCTATACCGGAAAAGGTGAGGATAAAGCATGGGTAGGAGGTTATCAGGAAGGTCAACGTCCGGGAAATATTTATGCGTTTAAGGCCGAAGGTATTTATAAATCTGTTAATGAGATCCCAGGAGAGCTTATTGATAAGTCTACGGGGAATAATGGATCGAATAATAAACCGCTTTATGGTCCTGATGCGTGGGCTAGATTGACTGACGCACAAAAAACAAAAGCATTACCAATTCAACCTGGTGATGTAAAATGGAAAGACGTTAATGGTGATGGGGTAATTGATAATTTTGATCTTGTGAAGGTAGGAAACACTGTGCCTAAATGGACCGGCGGTATTAATACTAACCTTACATGGAAGAATTTATCTTTCTCAGCACGTTTCGACTACGCTCTCGGATTTAATGTAGTAGATTACAGAACTCCTTGGATTATGGGAAATATGCAAGGAACTTACAATTCTATTGTAGATACAAAACAAACCTGGACAGAAACGAATGTAAATGCTAAATATCCTGTTTATACATGGGCTGATCAGCTTGGAAAACGTAATTATGCAAGAAATACATCCATGTTTGTGTATAATGGAAATTATATTGCATTACGTGAATTGAGTCTGGCTTATAGATTGCCATCATTGTTAGCAAGCAAGCTTAAATTAAATAATGTTGAATTTTCTGTAACAGGACAAAATTTAGGATACTTTACAGAAGCAGATCATGTTTTCTCTCCTGAGCAGAGTGACAATAGTGGAGGTTATCCATTGCCACGTACTGTTATATTTGGAGTAAATGTTTCATTCTAA
- a CDS encoding GDSL-type esterase/lipase family protein, translated as MKRIYLFLLLICCASLVEAQKIKVACVGNSVTFGYGLANPAEDAYPAQLQKLLGEGYEVGNFGKSGATLLSKGHRPYILQKEFEDAKAFAADLVVIHLGLNDTDPRNWPNYKDEFVNDYLQLIDAFRKVNPACKIWICRLTPITAKHPRFESGTRDWYWQIQHQIEEIAGVAGVSIIDLQEGLYARPDLLPDALHPTVEGASIIARTVYSSLTGNFGGLKMSSLFTDGMVLQCNEPLRITGTSNAGDQITVSVGGQKKRTVTSSNGKWSVVLDPLKAGGPYELSVSGANKRYVYKDVLAGEVWLCSGQSNMAFMVAEAAEKAALLKKAGDNSNVRLFDMKPRWMTNAVEWDGSVLDSLNSLQYFKDARWEKCNDKNVSRFSAIAYAFGQMLSDSLNVPVGLILNAVGGSPCESWIDRRTLEFNYPGILNNWTKNDRIQDWVRERASLNIKKSDNSQQRHPYEPCYLFESGIIPLASYPVKGVIWYQGESNAHNKEIHEILFPLLVDSWRKNWNKEFPFYYVQLSGLNRPSWPHFRDSQRRLEKIIPGSAMVVSSDLGDSLDVHPKRKQEVGERLARLALNKTYGKDIVPSGPQYKESEFKNGYALISFDYANGLRASDDKDLRSFEIAEFDGLYFPAKAIVEGDKIKVWNDKVKHPRFVRYGWAPYTNGNLVNRALLPASTFTSSDN; from the coding sequence ATGAAACGGATTTACTTGTTTTTGTTGCTTATTTGTTGTGCTTCATTGGTTGAGGCACAAAAGATTAAGGTTGCATGTGTAGGTAATAGTGTTACGTTTGGATACGGTCTTGCTAATCCGGCAGAAGACGCTTATCCTGCGCAATTACAGAAATTACTAGGTGAAGGGTATGAAGTAGGAAATTTCGGGAAGAGTGGAGCTACGCTGCTTTCTAAAGGACACCGGCCTTATATATTGCAGAAAGAGTTTGAAGATGCAAAAGCTTTTGCTGCAGATTTGGTCGTAATTCATCTTGGATTGAATGATACGGACCCTCGTAATTGGCCCAACTACAAAGATGAGTTTGTGAATGATTACCTTCAGTTGATCGATGCTTTTCGTAAAGTAAATCCTGCTTGTAAAATCTGGATTTGCAGACTGACTCCTATTACTGCTAAGCATCCACGTTTTGAATCTGGTACACGCGATTGGTATTGGCAGATTCAACATCAAATTGAAGAAATTGCAGGTGTTGCCGGAGTCTCTATTATCGATTTGCAGGAGGGATTGTATGCTCGTCCGGATTTGTTGCCGGATGCCTTGCATCCTACTGTTGAGGGGGCTTCAATAATCGCCCGGACAGTCTATAGCTCCCTAACCGGAAATTTTGGCGGATTAAAAATGTCTTCTCTTTTTACGGATGGTATGGTACTGCAGTGTAATGAACCGCTGCGGATAACAGGTACATCCAATGCCGGTGACCAAATTACAGTTTCTGTGGGCGGACAGAAGAAACGGACTGTGACTTCATCCAACGGTAAGTGGAGTGTGGTGCTTGATCCGTTGAAGGCTGGTGGTCCTTACGAGTTGTCTGTTTCCGGTGCAAATAAAAGATATGTTTATAAAGATGTGCTTGCGGGCGAAGTGTGGCTGTGTTCGGGACAATCCAATATGGCTTTTATGGTTGCTGAAGCTGCTGAGAAAGCGGCTTTGCTTAAGAAAGCTGGCGATAATTCTAACGTAAGATTATTTGACATGAAACCTCGTTGGATGACCAATGCTGTAGAGTGGGATGGTTCCGTACTGGATTCGTTAAACAGTCTGCAATATTTTAAAGATGCCCGATGGGAAAAGTGTAATGATAAGAATGTTAGTCGGTTTTCGGCAATTGCCTACGCTTTCGGACAGATGCTTTCCGATAGTTTAAACGTGCCGGTTGGTTTAATCTTAAATGCGGTGGGTGGTTCTCCATGCGAATCTTGGATTGATAGAAGAACACTGGAGTTTAATTACCCCGGAATATTAAACAACTGGACTAAAAATGACCGGATTCAGGATTGGGTTAGGGAAAGAGCTTCATTGAATATCAAAAAATCGGACAATTCACAGCAGCGTCATCCTTATGAACCGTGTTACCTTTTCGAATCCGGAATTATTCCATTGGCTTCTTATCCTGTTAAAGGTGTAATCTGGTATCAGGGAGAGTCAAATGCCCACAATAAAGAGATTCATGAAATTCTATTTCCTTTGTTGGTTGATAGTTGGAGGAAAAACTGGAATAAAGAATTCCCTTTCTATTATGTACAGTTGTCGGGATTAAATCGCCCTAGTTGGCCTCATTTCAGGGATAGTCAGCGTCGGTTGGAAAAAATTATTCCAGGCAGTGCTATGGTAGTCAGCAGTGACTTAGGCGATTCATTAGATGTTCATCCCAAAAGGAAGCAAGAGGTTGGTGAACGATTGGCTCGTCTGGCCTTGAATAAAACGTATGGAAAAGATATAGTGCCGTCTGGACCTCAATACAAAGAATCCGAATTTAAAAATGGCTATGCTTTAATTTCCTTTGATTATGCAAACGGACTGCGTGCCTCGGATGATAAGGATTTACGTTCTTTTGAAATTGCTGAATTTGATGGTCTTTATTTCCCTGCTAAAGCAATTGTGGAAGGAGATAAAATAAAGGTATGGAATGATAAAGTGAAGCATCCTCGTTTTGTTCGTTATGGATGGGCGCCTTATACAAACGGCAATTTGGTAAATAGGGCACTATTACCTGCTTCCACTTTTACTTCGTCTGATAATTAG
- a CDS encoding cyclically-permuted mutarotase family protein, whose translation MYNYIRIAFYCFAGIFLIACQTSRPVRWPGKKAVWQSLPSLPRTNSSDSISLGVSGHFSGITNGCILVAGGCNFPDKPASEGGVKRYYDSIWKLDTAGMMTVQWEKVGTLPHPVAYGASVSVSEGLVCIGGNNDKQSFSSAYLLSWNAVASQVDIIKLPELPFRMDNLAATSSANYIYVAGGNKNGMPANSFLRLNLNQLTKGWEILPDFPGCARLQPVLVSQHSDEGTQIYLSGGFQPEVYNSKPFIPTNLLSFSSVNNEWKLESAVPVMKGGELRTFTGGCAVSNGDSLIYFTGGVNYDRFLSAISMNRNLKLAEKNGKTSLFSRLTREKDSYLKHPSAWYKFNKEIFIYNTFTRKWTFLDDNEFTARAGASLLLLNKCFIIIGGEIKPGIRTPDVGLIRIL comes from the coding sequence GTGTATAACTATATTAGAATAGCATTTTATTGTTTTGCGGGTATTTTTCTTATCGCTTGCCAAACATCACGCCCAGTCAGATGGCCTGGAAAGAAAGCTGTTTGGCAGTCTTTACCTTCCTTGCCTCGGACAAATAGTTCCGATTCAATTTCTTTAGGTGTTTCCGGTCATTTCTCCGGAATCACTAATGGATGTATTTTAGTTGCAGGAGGATGCAATTTCCCTGATAAGCCTGCATCCGAAGGAGGAGTAAAGAGATATTACGATTCAATATGGAAGTTGGATACTGCCGGCATGATGACTGTACAATGGGAAAAGGTAGGAACTTTACCCCATCCCGTTGCTTATGGAGCGTCGGTCTCTGTATCGGAAGGCCTTGTCTGTATTGGAGGGAACAATGATAAACAATCATTTTCGTCAGCTTATTTATTGTCGTGGAATGCCGTAGCCTCTCAAGTTGATATAATAAAACTTCCGGAATTACCATTTAGAATGGATAATTTGGCAGCAACATCAAGTGCTAACTATATCTATGTTGCCGGAGGAAATAAAAATGGCATGCCGGCTAATTCATTTCTCCGTCTGAATCTGAATCAGCTGACTAAAGGATGGGAGATCTTGCCCGATTTTCCCGGATGTGCCAGGTTGCAGCCTGTTTTAGTTTCTCAGCATTCTGATGAAGGAACACAGATTTATCTATCCGGGGGATTCCAGCCTGAAGTTTATAATAGCAAACCTTTTATTCCGACAAATTTATTGTCATTCAGTAGTGTGAATAACGAATGGAAACTAGAGTCGGCTGTTCCTGTTATGAAGGGAGGTGAATTGCGGACATTTACAGGAGGATGTGCTGTTTCTAATGGAGATAGTTTGATTTACTTTACTGGCGGTGTAAATTATGACCGATTTTTATCTGCCATAAGTATGAACCGAAACCTGAAATTGGCAGAAAAAAATGGTAAAACGAGTTTATTTAGTAGACTTACCAGGGAGAAAGATTCCTATTTAAAGCATCCGAGTGCTTGGTATAAATTCAATAAAGAGATATTTATATATAATACGTTTACAAGAAAATGGACTTTCCTTGATGATAATGAGTTTACAGCCAGAGCTGGAGCATCCCTTTTATTGTTAAATAAATGTTTTATTATTATTGGGGGTGAAATTAAACCTGGAATAAGAACGCCAGATGTGGGCCTGATACGAATTTTGTAG